Part of the Anoplopoma fimbria isolate UVic2021 breed Golden Eagle Sablefish chromosome 4, Afim_UVic_2022, whole genome shotgun sequence genome, TCACTAAATGTAAGACTATCCAGGAATTCAGCCACCGGAGCATGAAATTAAGAATAACAGAGATTTCTGCAGTGAGACGCTGATGCACTAAAAAGCCTGGAACATATCAGCTTGTTAGCAACCAGTTACCTTGTCTAGTCAGTGCTGAGGAACCAAGGCTGGGAAAGCAATAGGGCTGCAGCAGGTGGATGGTCTGGGCTGAAATCTTATAAGGCGTTATTAGGCTGAATACCCTCAAGGCTTTCTCACACATGCTGGAACTCCAAGGTCAGGCATTATAACCAGGGTTGAAACTTGGAGAATGAAGATGAAAGATTGACCGTTTAGCACAAAAAGGGCTTTGGCGTGTATGTATGGGCTCTAGGCGATTGCTgtatcatcaccatcaccaccataaTCACAAATACCAGGGATTCTGCTCCTGGTTATTACTTCCAGGATCATCAAGAGATGTGGAGGGCAACAGCTATTGTATTGAGGGTCAGAGGAGCGAGCTGCAGCAGGGGAGTGAAGCGTTGGACACCATTTTCAATAAGGTTTATTGAGAGGCAAAGAGGGAAAAGTAGTCTCGAATGGTCTTTTCATACACATGGGTTATTTAGAGACGGAGCTGAGAGGAAACTAACTCGGATGATGACATTGATGCAAGGGAACGGAGTcggaggtgaggagggagagggcaTGAGGGAATGAGACGGAGGAGAGCTTCAAAGCCCAGAAGGAGGTGAGGTGTCAGTGTAAATTGGAGGGGAGGGAAGGCGGATAGAGATTAAGGGCCCAAAAGAATAAGAATGTGCAGGAGGAGAAATGAGGGAGGGAAAAGAAGTGATACGGCAGATCACTCTGGATGTTAATGTGTGCgcgtacagtatgtgtgtgtggaagtggggggcagtgggaaaaaaaatgaggagatagagagatagagcaCAAATGAGAGGGTGAGTGGCATGAgcggagagggagggagagagtaagggagggagggagggaggtgggggtgCACAGAGGCGCATGTGGGGGGATGAATACAGCtgtgcagagagacagaagggagatgcacaaacaacaaaacaaccagCACTAGCCCACACACAAACCAGGACCAAATGACTGAGGCAACTGTGGTTCGTCTTTTAGATGAAGGAAAAAACAGGATTTAATCACTGATAACCGAAAAGGGAGGGAAATCTCAGCCCCTCACAACATTTGGGACAGCGGAAGACAGAGTGggggaggaaacaaagagaagtGGAGTGACCTGAAGAAAGCAGAAGACAGAAACAGGTAGGAGAAAGAGACCAAACCTGAGAATGAGAAAACTGTGGGagtcattacaaaataaaataatagggagggatattttttttatagtataaaaagacaaatgcaaacTATTTCTTTTTGATGTGCATGCACAGACTGAGCAAAGGTAAAGGAAGGtaatatattataaatcaataaatgactCCGTTGTTAGCCGATACATGGCTTAAGGGATTGAGTTGATGGGAAGTGTGGGCTAAAAGAGTAATGAGAGAAGGGAGAAGGCATGAATAAATCATCACAAATAAATGTCCGAAGCTACAAAGTGATAAACAAGAAAGTGAGAGACAAATATGCTGGCATTAATGAAACTGGCACATGTAGAAGAACAAACCCTAAGGACATTCGAAGGCTCTCTAACTTTCATTATGGCCATTAGAAAAGCAAACCCATAGTGTTCCCTTGCAGCATCATTCATAATGGCAGCGCTGTGTAAATTATATATTGCATTTGCAGTGGAAATTCCTCTGCTGAGGTTCTGAGAATGTGTGGAAATAATCGGAAATGGCTGGAAACGAAAATACACGAATGAGAGATTTTGATTATAAATGAAAGTGGGACGTAAGCAGGGCTAAAGTCTACTGCTGCTCACAGTGAGATCTATCTGCAAGGGGAGTAATGGGGAATCCTTGATGagttagagacaggaagagttATAAGGGGGGCAGGCTTTCGTGAATAAACCATGAGGTCTCAGCCACATTAATCAGCAGGTCACACAGTATAATAAAGACTTGCGTACAAGaagtacacacaaacaagcatgtTAATAGGTAGGTAGTCGCACTCATGTCTTATCTAGATACCACCTTTATCGTTTCCTGTTTTCTAAAGCAGCCACCAATGAATTCATGTAAGACGGAGGAGGAGATCTATACGTGTTTCCACCGCATTTTCACAAGTGTGAGGCCAGGGAGGAGGCACAGTTTTAGAACATGAAAAGGGTGAGAGTGAACGTCTGCTGCGCTGCTACATTTCccctgaggtttttttttgggggggggaatcaCGTTCAGTGAAGTGCTGCCACCACATGGTGAAACGGTGCCATCCCATGACATGCAGGGTgagtgatgtgatgtgatgtgatggcTTCGTATGTGTTCATGTTCTTGTTTGTCACATTTTCCCTTCCGAGCACAGCTGCTGACCTCTGCCCGCCCGCCGATCCACAATGTCTGTCCGGCTACCCGCGCTGCTGACCCTCTGTCTGACCTTCACACAGGGGTGAGAGACCTgaggggtgaaaaaaaacaaacatacttatcCGCAGGGTTGAGAACACATCGATACTTGCTTGGATTTGAAATGCACTCAGCTTTCATggttccctctctctgtttctctttgttgtcGTCAGTGGTTGCACGTATTCTAACAACCACTGGGGAGACTGGAACGACTCCCAGCTGCAGCCAACCATTCAGAAGCTGATGAAAGGATACAACCGCTACCTCAGACCTAATTTCAATGGTAGGAATGAGCTTGataaggggggggggttcattGAGTTGAGTATAAGTCGATGCACATCTGTTATGTGTGTGCGTCGCTGACTGAAAACCGTCTTCCAAACCTCCCCGTGTCTCTGTCTTTGATAGAGGGTCCTGTGGAAATCGGTATGAGTCTCGACATCGCCAGCATTGATGCCATCTCTGAAATCAATATGGTACATCACTCTTCtgactgtgttttgtgtcagtTGGTGACACAAGGAAtgagtgaataaaaaacaaaaaaaatcttctttatACTAACTTTTTAGGACTACACCGCAACCATCTTCCTCCGTCAGCGCTGGCGGGACTCCAGGCTCGTGTTCCCTGGAAACGAGAGCGTCAGCGTGGACGGTCGCCTCGTGTCACTGCTGTGGATCCCCGACACCTTCATCCCCGACTCCAAGCGCTCCTTCCTGCATGACGTCACGGTGGAAAACCGCCTCATACGCATTTTCAGCAACGGAACTGTTCTCTATGCCCTACGGTACAGGTTGATGTtcattcaattaaaatgtaGTGATATCTGATACTTGTGCACATAAACTTTTTGCTGAGGATAtcgaacaggaggaggaagataatGAAAGAAGGatgaaaagaggaaggaggggaaggAAAATTGACGCAGGTTTTCCTTTAAATTCCATGCTGTTTTCACGACTGTCGTGGTAATCAAGCATGAATCCgcactaaaaaaagaaataaaaagcatttatgTGTCATCACTCAGTCATATAACTTACTACtgactttctgtttctttcctgGCCTTCAAACTGTTCAGACTGTGTTAGGAAAAGATTCCTCTGGAGTCCCCAATGGCCACAGTCTAGTCTGTGATGTCGCACTGATGCAGAAGTTTATTATGACTGGAACGCTTTATTGAGGTCAGAGAGGGCAGTGTTATGCAGGATTATCCCTATTTAATATTAGGGACACATTCTGATTCATAGCTGGAGTCAGATTTAATGAGCTGATACCAAGTTGTCTGCGTCAGTGTTTGTCAACAAAAAAGCTGCCATGTTACCTATGTTTTCTTATGTATTTAGCATGTAATATAGCCCCTCTTTTATTGAATAACAACAAGTCAGCACATTATATGCAATTAATGCATGTCTTTGTTCTGCTGATTGTTGCCCGATGGGAGAGTTCACTAGTTATTAACTGCCCGgtcttatatgtatatatatattaacatttatttttttttttttatattcttgcTGTGATTACACAACAGCATCACGGCTACGATTGCCTGCAACATGGACCTGACCAAGTACCCCATGGACAGACAGGTGTGCACCCTGCAGCTGGAGAGCTGTGAGTACCTGTGAGCTCCATCAACCCTCCATCAAATGTGTGGACATTCATCACCATCATGTCATCCTACCCATCaccattttcatcatcatcatcatcatcatcatcatcatcatcagtgtaGTGAGTATCAGACTGAAGAGACAATATTAACATAAGCAGGTCAGATTAACCCAACCttaattagtgtgtgtgtgtgtgtgtgtgtgtgtgtgtgtgtgtgtgtgtgtgtgtgtgtgtgtgtgtgtgtgtgtgtgtgtgtgtgttcagggggCTACAACCTGCAGGATGTGGTGTTCTACTGGACCCGAGGGAATGATTCAGTGAAGGGTCTTGACATTCTGCGTCTGGCTCAGTACAGCGTAGAGACCTACTACACATCAGTGTCAGAGGCTGTGTACGAGACAGGTAGGACACTTCGAATCCCAGAATACACCCTTGCATGCGGAGATACAAGAGAGCACATCTTATACATCACCTTTTGAAATCTCTGCTCTCCACACAGGACAATACCCAAAGCTGGTGCTGCATTTCGCACTGCGTAGAAACGTGCTGTTCTTCATCTTGGAGACGTACGTTCCCTCCGTCCTGCTGGTGGTTCTCTCCTGGGTCTCTTTCTGGATCAGCCAGTCCTCTGTTCCAGCTAGGACCTGCATCGGTAAGTACCAGGTCTCTCACTGTAATACACTGTGGGTCAAAGTATTATGACGTAGGTACATATGAGGGCTTCCATTTGAATCACTATAACAATGAATTCTcaataaatattgatttgctGTATGATCTTATGTATGACCCTACAAGAGACTGATGCACAGACATAACACGGTTAGACAGATATGCACAAAGCAGCAATAACTGATCTGAGTGCCATATATTTGCATATAATCCTGTATTATGCAGCGCAAAACTGATACATTGTCTGCAATGAAATGTATCTAACTACTTAGCATTACcttaataataacaaattatacaaatagataaaaaaatagaagaatttagatttttaaagtGGTTAAAGCTCGAATAAGACACATTTTGAGTTTAcagtattttaattaaataaaaataaaaaatgtaaatatgaaaacGCTTAACTTTATCACTCAATAACTTCAACAGTCTTGTGTAAACAGATTATTATATGAAGATGTCAGCTGTTCTgcatctatgagaaaataaatatcaatatgtCATCATCAGCATCAGTTCAACACAATTTGCCTTTATTTGGTTCACTGACACCAGCAGCCAATTAGATGAAAGAGCAAAAGCAAAGGGAAAAAACACTTACATGGATTAGAGGTTCAACCGATATCTTACATTATGAAAACAACACCACTGTGATGTATTATACAGGAGTAACAACAGTCCTGACAATGACCACACTGATGATGGGCGCCCGCACTTCTCTGCCCAATGCCAACTGCTTCATCAAGGCCATAGATGTTTACCTGGGAATCTGCTTCACCTTCATCTTTGGCGCACTGGTGGAGTACGCCTACGCCCACTTCTATACCATGCAGCACCACACCATCGAGTATCTACACAGGGTGAGGAAAATGTTAACATTCAAACACGAGGGGAACCAATTTAAAACgtgttttataataaaacaacattgtaaTATGTCCGTCTACCAGGAGCTTCAGAGGGAGTTCAATGAATCCAACGGGAACGGCTCCATCCCCATCGTCAGCTCCACCCAACCCAACCGGTCCGTGGAGATCGGCTCCACCGCAGAGGAGCCTGCTGAGCAATCAGCAAACCGGGACACTAGGAACAATGCTGGATCCAGAGAGAAGGTGTCAGGACAGGGCTGCAGCCTGTCTTCAGTGAAGGATGCATCACGTCGGGTAGCATCCGCCTTCGTTGTGGAAAACCCGCATGACATCGATCGCCGCGCTCGTACCGTTTTCCCCACGGCATTTCTCTTTGTCAATATCCTCTACTGGCTTTActatctctgtctctgagcACCGGTTCCAAGCTGCtgcggttttttttttttttttttttttcttgaagcTGCTATACCTCCTCATTTGAGACCCAATACCAGTTGCCACTGCCTGGATTTTAAACTGATAATACACGCTTTTTGTATCACATGAATTAAACCTCTTTGTCCCACAGACAAAGTGATGAAGAGCAGTTGAGATAGGAACCAGAAATTCATCTTTGTAGCACACTCTGTATTGAAAGCTATAATTGATCATGTAAGAATGGATGGCTTctaacattttaacatgtagAAGTGACGATACAAAGCCTGTATCCGTCTATTTAATTACAATTCCACAGAACAAATGAGGATGAGTTAACTAGTTGTAAACAATAGGCTGCCTAAACTGCATTGGATTGCCTTCATTAAGTGGCtgctgtaaatgtgtgttttcctttttcttgttaCGGCTGTCATACATGtatgaaactatatatttactTCACAGCATATCAtgtgaaattaaaaagtaataagtcGGTGACTGAGAATGCAAAGTAGGTCTGTACTGTAACAATTGATTAAAGGTCACCTGTTTGAGAATAAGACACATTTATTATCCCCTTATCCAGGTAGGAGAACAGTAAAGTGCACAAGTCAACTACAGGTTCGGCAAAAGAGGTGATAAAAATAACATATGGTGGAGGTTGTCCTActcaaaaaaaaggttgattcGTGTCACCGAATAGCTCCACTTTGTTAGTCACTCAATCATCTCCAGCAGgagtatttaagtattttggAATGTGCCAAAAAGAGTctttttaagagttttttttatgcagtgtaGCACAGCTTCAACCTGAGAGGAGAAGCTAATAACACACTCCATGGCACAAAAGTGAACACCTCTGACAGGTATGACTAGTGACGAAGATGAGAAAGAAAcgtataaaagtataaaacataataacagTAGTCAATGCTCACTCTGTACAggcagaaaaatataaaaggcaCATTGTGGCTTAAACTACCTCCATCCACTTATTTCCCAAACACATCACATTTCTCACATGGCACCttgaatattaaacatttcACCGTATGCAACACCGGATGAGAACGCATCCCTTGTCGCCTTACCATTATAACAATATGCAATGTGCTTTTCAATCAACTTTTCTTATGTCTTTCTTGCACAAACTCTCTGCTCTTTCCTACTTGGATACAGACAGTGAGCAGTCCTTCCTCCCATTTGGAAAAAGTCCTTTTAGGAAGACAGAAGAGTAAATATTCAGTGAGATGTACCTCCACCTAGTGGCTGATTTCTTTCATTACAGTTCTTTTCCTCAGTTGGAGTCTGTGCTCTGGTGTTTTGATGGGAGGTTATCCTTTGGTGGTACTAAATGTCACAATAGTCAGATATCCAGTCATTCTTTCTCCCGTCCTTTCCATGATGCTGCTCTTAGGTCTCTTTCTTTGACTCCCATTCCTGTGAAGGATGGAACATATGTCAGTGATTTAGTAAAAAAGGTGGAAATAAGGTCATTATTCCAAGAAATCCACTTAAAATGATGTGTCAAGTGGTGAGTAACAAGCTGCAAGAAAAACCTAATAGTACCATGGAAAACACACTTACTATCTGTAAGACTTAAAGAAATggcaataatgacaaaaaaaaaaaatcaaaactggAGCAATACGATAGGCTACCTAGCTTTGTAAACAGagcttctttgtgtttcttgtgaattattttgagataaaacagaaacagcatACAATTTAATATGAATGAATTCATATTTGAGGTATATTATTTGACTGTATTGCTGCAAGTTACAGTTATTGTCACTAACTTCATCAGAAAAATTCAGATAAGTCAAAAGATCGAACATGGAATACTTCTataaactgttctttttttgtatcatttaGGGAGAAATGTTGTGAATATCAAACATCCATGTGTCGCGACAGAATGCCTGGTACGCTAACTTGTACCAGGCACTTAATTGTGAATGTCCAAAGTGACTGTGCGAACACATGCagactgtctctctgtttgtgtgtgaactgTGAAAACCCCAATAGATGACGACACATGCTCCTGTGATCCCCCTGTAAAGCCCGAGAGAGAGAAATCTATCCTAGATGACAGCAGGCTGAGGAATTGTTCAGGGAGTGTCTGTGAGAGTTACCTTTGCCTTCTGCATGACGGTTCCTGAAGAAGCATAAACAGATAGAGGTCTCCGACGCATCTCTGCTGCACAGTTTACTGGTAAAGACTCACTGTAGATATTCTGCGTCTTTTTCTTGGAGGcctacacaaaaagaaaaagtaaataaacaacGTGTAAGAGGGCAGAAGTGCATGTAAACATTCATTAGTGCGTCTTACCACATAGGGCAACAAACGCACCTTAAATGGGGGTTTAGCCTCAACAGGTGTGCCCAGCGCTCCACCGGCCAGACTCTTCTTGAGGTTTTCTTGGACCTGAGTCAGCCGGAGCTCCAGGTCCACTCTCGCTGCTTCTTTATCTCGACAGGCGTCCTCCAGCTGGGACACACGCTTGTTCAGGGAGgacttcttcctctctgctccacaGAAACACAGcgacaaacacaacacaataagACAAACAAGGAACTGAAAGgtagattttttatttacaagtaCTTTTGGATCTTATTTAGACTGTCAGTACTAAGTAGAGTTTTAGAGGGCTTTTAATCGACTAGTTTAGAAagacttttgtactttttatacTCCTACAGTTTTGATACTAGTTGATCAAATTGAAATTTGCATAAAAAACCTGTGATGAGTTTATGGATTGTGATATATTGATATAGATGAAACTACATAAAAGTAGTGAAAGATGCCTAATGAGcatttgtcattcattttttacttgAATAATAGTGTGTTCACAATCTGGTAATCTACTTTTACTCTTTCACCACTGTCGGCAGCATACAATGGGACactcaagaaaataaatcctATTTAGAAGGAATTTTCATAACCACGTTTTgggttttaataataaaagcaattagatgttttatttatcccTGTAGGGATGTTGTCTTCTCACACGGCCCTCTAATAACGGAGGTCAGAGTGCAGGGTCAGACACAGAGCAGGAATACAGAATGTGCACTTAATGTTCAAGCCTTCTGATTAATGTGCAGACAAATACTCAGCCTTCAAGTTTCAGTTTCCGGAtattgctgtctgtctgttctgctTTGTGTCTCCTTACCAGAGGCCgtcttcagctcctccttcagctcgCTCTTCTCTTTCCGGAGGATCACGAGTGCATTTCGTAtcccatccctctctctttccagcTCCACTTTCTCCTTTGTGTATCGCTTGGCATCCTCTTCAGCTCGCGTTTTCCCATACCTTCCATACTGGTTGGCGTCTGGGTGGAGATGTCAGAAGAGAGCAAAGGTGAGAAAGGGTCAAATGTGCAGGGGGTTATGGGAAGGAGACAAAATCTCACAGCGATCTTTCTGCCTGTCCTTATTAATGTCACACTCCTCGCGTGAGGATCATGATGTCACTCCTACGCTTGCATGAAAGCGTAGCACCACATTTTTACCCTTTTATTCATAATTCAGACAAAGAATTATGGGAGGAAACACAGATACGatgcatgaataaaatataaacacacacacccacactcttGCAGAGGGAGAGGTCAAGAGGCAAGACAGCGGATCTAATGTGAGTGTCCAATAAATCTCGGGTTACATCCTGAAGCTCTCAGCCTTGGAGAGTACTGGCTCTTTGATGTGTCAGGACGTCACAGTGAAGGCCTGTGAAACAGCACCGAGAGGAGCACCGAGACATCCGACCACGGCGATATCACGTTCCTTAACTCAGGACGCTcatctcattttttttgtatgacgGAGGCCAACTGACACAACGGAGCACATGGGAGATGTGAGTGAAGAGATTATGGACGGAATGCGAGAAGATGATTGAGAGGACAGATGAAAAAGGCAAATTTTGAGCCAGATAAAAGATCAAATTTTATGACTGTCTGTGATTTGGTACATCACTGAAAGGATTGTGTGAAGAGTGTAAGCTGCAGCAGAAGCAGAGCTTTGCAATCTTACTCCTGTGCGACTATATTAAGATGGGCcatctgtatttttcttatttcactCGACGGGCAGCAGGCTGCTAcccttatctttatttattttattcttgagagagacagatggaaagCGGAGAGGTGCGTGAGTctgaatagaaaaatatttgGCCATACTGTACAGATACATCTCAGCTGTCTGGTTTTGGTTGTGCAtgatattgtaaatattttagataACAATGTAAATGTGAAGCTCTTGATTGTCGATCCGTCATAAAGCCTTTAATACAGTACGGATCATTGAAGTGCCTCACAGATATTGGCAAAAAAAGGAAGGTGTCTTGTGGCTGATGGGGTGCATTCAACATTTCGCACCATTATCAAAGGGGTTCCACAAGGATCAATTTTTGTTACTCTTTACTTCACAAACTATATTATTAACCGGCGGCATGTACTTATTGTAGATTTGGGAGTGTTTTGATTGTCCGTTTCcctcaagcagagatgaagAGCATCATATTTTAGATTTCAGATTTGTGGCAAGTTCACTTCTTTCTAACGCCACACCCAAAAAGAAATTCCGATGCcaactcaagtgacatcacttgagtcAGCATCTCTATCCCTTAGACATGAGTAGCACTGTCTCCTTTCTTATTCTTTAGAGCACTCTCAATAACCTTCTGAAgtatcaaaaaatgttttaccccACATAGTGCTTTAGAAATCAGTAGAGTGAAGGCCATCCCAGGGGAAATAGACTTAGTTTTTCTGCTCCTTACCAATGGAAGAACCTTTAGAATATCTGTGGGCTTGGCACAATATGTTTCCCATAGTTTGTCTCTATCATTGAAACACTAGttgattgtgatttttttactttataacCTTGCCCTTGCCTTCACTCAGCTGTCTCTTCGATAGGGCACTCCTATAACAGAGTTCTTGTTTCCACTgcataaataaagatttaaatcaaTCTATCAGTATATGTCATGAAAACTCAGCATCACTGGAGGAACAGCAATGCTGCTTTGGCAAACCAACTAAACATACTTACTTGAGCCCGTTCGTTTGAGGGAGACTAGAGGCTTGGTTCTGTCAGAGTCGCTGCTGGAGAAACTTGAGCGCCGTTTCCCTTGATTCCCAGACTGCTGCCTGCGGTTCTCCCCTGACTGGGTGGAGTAGAGAGGGGTTAGAGGGGACATGACAGATGTGGGAGGATGCACAGAGAAGGATGAGGAAAGacggaaaaaataaagaaaagtttgtATGTTAGGCTAAGCAATAGACTTATCTTCAAAGTTATTGGTTTGAGACGTCTGaggtgtgtatgtttgtggcTCTAGGTGGTGAGAGGCGTGTGTTTAAGTGCATGTCAGTGGGGTTAAGAAAGGAGTTTACAGGCTGTAAAACCGCCATGACCTCTTGCCTTCCTGTCACCAGTTTGATCGCttggtctgtttttttcccctcccatGCCCACACACTGCTTTCTCTCTGGCCTACAAAAAGCCGTCATTGATAGGCATGTAACagagctctgtctgtctgttcggGTGACTGATTATCAGTATTATATACTGATATTCAGACAGTGACAGTCCTCTacagctgcacaaacacagcttctaatctatatatatatgtaaagcATAACTCATCATTTTTAACTGAACTTGAAAACGTTAGGAGCACATGCTTCGCACCTGCATGTCCTCATTAGGGACCTCATCATATGTTCTGGAGTCTGTGTGGGTACTGGTGGAGGATGTGGCCCACCTAGGAccagagaagaaggagaaatgAAATCCACATGAGGACTAAACATTACTGCGTTGGTCAGTGACCTTGCTTTGACCCGTCCAAGTAAACCAACTCCTCCCcccactctgtctcactcacagGAAGGAATGCCGCGCAGCGTCGCGGATGTTAGCGATGGTTTCCACGTCAACGTAGTCGTAATGCAGTGACTCTGGATCTGTCGTGGAGCCCGTCTCTGCCAAGAGGACGCCCAGCCACCTCCCAAGCTCCTCAGAGCTGCTAGCctaaaaagagacagaacaCATCGGCTTTGAATTCTCAATTCACGCAATCCATTAGACccattgttaaaataataataaaaatgagtgCTGTATTAAAATAAGGAACAAAATTCTCGGTATTTCACCTCCAGAGCAACCACCTCCGTGTTGTTCCGTATGATTCGGAAGGCAAAGGGATGTTTGGGTCCCAGTCCCGGGACCACCTCGCAGCCGTGGAGGGGAATTGAAGGCAGGGAGATTCTTGTGTCCCCTTTGTCGTTGTAGAAGTGCAGGGAGCCTCTGCACACACAGCACCACTGTTCCCGCCACACCTGATTCACCAGCACCGACACGTAGCCTGCATGGTGAGGAGGGGAAATGAACGATGATTGAAGACAAATGACGCGTTTGGAGATTTAAGAGGTCTCGAGACCTAAAGAGATCTAATCAGTGTCAGTGAAGTGGGGTCTGACCTTGTCGAGGGTCCGTGTACGAGGTCCGGGGATCTCCTGGCCGAGGGGGCTTCTTCTTGGAGAAGCTGATGATACGCGTGATTTTACGTCCCGCAGCGAAAGCCCCACGTTTCACCTTGCCTGCATCAAAAAATGTAAGGATTAAACAGTTGCTTTTTGTCCCTATGTATCTTTGGCATGTGAAAAATGTAGATAGAAGGTATGCAAAAAACATTCACTACACTATAGGAAGTAAGTTATGTAATGAAAACTGGACAAACTCATTTTCTGATGACTTAAGACTgatagcaaataaaaaaaagcaagttatatttattttaacaagcTGCTGTCTCACCATTCTCTCGGCTGTTTTCTACAGTTGACACACCCACACTGTCCGAGTCTGATGTGTTCCTCTCTGCAGATAGCCTCTGAGGAAGAAGCACATAAACGAAGGTTTAGTCATCAACAGTGGAGCTTAGTCCTACACGggatctgtctgtctgccaggACCAAATTACAGCTAACTTGTCTTAATTAAAAGCTTAATAACTACAATTGAGAAAATTTGTTAACAAGCTCACATGTATCTGCCTCTGGATTATTTCATTCTTTCACATAATCGCTTAATTAGACAAACAGATTTATCCTCTGCCTTTTCctcctgtgtttttattcatgaaagGCCTTTTGAAGTTAATGTTCTGACAGGTTGGTAAGCCTTAAAGAGGACGTGCCTGCTCCGACACTGACTCACCACCACCACTATCATTGCTGCCTTAACATCCAATTGCACAACGTAAATCCTCTTTGTTCTGCAAGTCAAACACAGGTATCACTGTTTACTACGCCTCAACAGGCAATTGTTTAGGAAAAATTGATGGTGACAACAAAATTGCTGCTTGCCACCAACTTTTCCTCACCTCAGTCGTAAAGGTGAATTATGTCCc contains:
- the afap1l1a gene encoding actin filament-associated protein 1-like 1 isoform X4 — protein: METTGTKSMEVLVSELGVLLKMLDQENLSSSTQEKKTSVWNLLQQMQPSVSGTDYIYMNSAVFRNGTSFVESLFETFDCELGDLKDVTDDLKEDKNTQTDTLKQQNCTDSPAPRSADSPPPLPTTPPPEEYYEEAVPLSPGKLPEYIITRVRPSPPNSIEDGYEDAENNYPTTCINTHRKNSSDNDSDALSSSYESYEEDEEERSPGVRLTHQWPSDESCMPPARDCRICAFLLRKKRFGQWAKQLTVIRENRLQCYKSSKDTNPYVDLLLPQCTVVYAPKDSKRKHHELRFTLPNGDALVLAVQSNEQAHRWLRVVREVSGQSGGPEESASPIIPRKIELDKRLSAERNTSDSDSVGVSTVENSRENGKVKRGAFAAGRKITRIISFSKKKPPRPGDPRTSYTDPRQGYVSVLVNQVWREQWCCVCRGSLHFYNDKGDTRISLPSIPLHGCEVVPGLGPKHPFAFRIIRNNTEVVALEASSSEELGRWLGVLLAETGSTTDPESLHYDYVDVETIANIRDAARHSFLWATSSTSTHTDSRTYDEVPNEDMQSGENRRQQSGNQGKRRSSFSSSDSDRTKPLVSLKRTGSNANQYGRYGKTRAEEDAKRYTKEKVELERERDGIRNALVILRKEKSELKEELKTASERKKSSLNKRVSQLEDACRDKEAARVDLELRLTQVQENLKKSLAGGALGTPVEAKPPFKASKKKTQNIYSESLPVNCAAEMRRRPLSVYASSGTVMQKAKEWESKKET
- the afap1l1a gene encoding actin filament-associated protein 1-like 1 isoform X3 — its product is MVGLSSTAVKAMEVLVSELGVLLKMLDQENLSSSTQEKKTSVWNLLQQMQPSVSGTDYIYMNSAVFRNGTSFVESLFETFDCELGDLKDVTDDLKEDKNTQTDTLKQNCTDSPAPRSADSPPPLPTTPPPEEYYEEAVPLSPGKLPEYIITRVRPSPPNSIEDGYEDAENNYPTTCINTHRKNSSDNDSDALSSSYESYEEDEEERSPGVRLTHQWPSDESCMPPARDCRICAFLLRKKRFGQWAKQLTVIRENRLQCYKSSKDTNPYVDLLLPQCTVVYAPKDSKRKHHELRFTLPNGDALVLAVQSNEQAHRWLRVVREVSGQSGGPEESASPIIPRKIELDKRLSAERNTSDSDSVGVSTVENSRENGKVKRGAFAAGRKITRIISFSKKKPPRPGDPRTSYTDPRQGYVSVLVNQVWREQWCCVCRGSLHFYNDKGDTRISLPSIPLHGCEVVPGLGPKHPFAFRIIRNNTEVVALEASSSEELGRWLGVLLAETGSTTDPESLHYDYVDVETIANIRDAARHSFLWATSSTSTHTDSRTYDEVPNEDMQSGENRRQQSGNQGKRRSSFSSSDSDRTKPLVSLKRTGSNANQYGRYGKTRAEEDAKRYTKEKVELERERDGIRNALVILRKEKSELKEELKTASERKKSSLNKRVSQLEDACRDKEAARVDLELRLTQVQENLKKSLAGGALGTPVEAKPPFKASKKKTQNIYSESLPVNCAAEMRRRPLSVYASSGTVMQKAKEWESKKET